One Bradyrhizobium sp. CCGB12 genomic window carries:
- a CDS encoding glutathione S-transferase family protein, translated as MPSYRLHYFPESGNSYKLALMLTLCGERFEPVWTDFGGGVTRTAEWRKAVNEMGEIPVLEIDGVKMTQTAPLLLKLAEQYSRFGAETEEEKFELLRWLFWDNHKLTGYIATYRFMRAFTQNNDPQVLKHFRRRLEDFLGILDGHLQHNAFAIGAKPTVADISMMAYLHYPSDEHGFDFAASHPAIHAWLGRMAALPGWKPAYELLPGKRMTNYAK; from the coding sequence ATGCCCAGCTACCGCCTGCACTACTTCCCGGAATCCGGCAACAGCTACAAGCTGGCGCTGATGCTGACGCTTTGCGGCGAGAGGTTTGAGCCGGTGTGGACCGATTTCGGTGGCGGCGTCACGCGCACGGCGGAGTGGCGCAAGGCCGTGAACGAGATGGGCGAGATTCCCGTGCTCGAAATCGACGGCGTGAAGATGACGCAGACCGCCCCACTGCTGCTCAAGCTTGCCGAGCAATATAGCCGTTTCGGCGCCGAAACGGAGGAAGAGAAATTCGAGCTGCTGCGCTGGCTGTTCTGGGATAACCACAAGCTCACCGGCTACATAGCGACCTACCGCTTCATGCGCGCCTTCACGCAAAACAACGATCCGCAGGTGCTGAAGCATTTTCGTCGGCGGCTCGAGGATTTCCTCGGCATCCTCGACGGTCATCTCCAGCACAACGCCTTCGCGATCGGTGCGAAGCCGACGGTCGCCGACATCTCAATGATGGCCTATCTGCACTATCCGAGCGATGAGCATGGCTTCGATTTCGCCGCAAGCCATCCCGCCATCCACGCCTGGCTCGGCCGCATGGCCGCGCTGCCCGGCTGGAAGCCGGCCTATGAGCTGCTGCCGGGCAAGCGGATGACGAATTACGCGAAGTAG
- a CDS encoding CaiB/BaiF CoA-transferase family protein yields the protein MEKGIFAGLKVLDCASFIAAPAAATVLSDFGADVIKIEPPGAGDPYRNLPNIPGYPTGEHNFAWLLEARNKKSIALDLAKPEAQAVLYKLVEEADVFITNMPPPVRAKLGITYDHLAHLNDRLIYASFTGYGEKGEEANKPGFDSNAYWARSGLMDLVRADIDTTPARSVAGMGDHPCAMALYSAIVTALYQREKTGKGSHVASNLMANGVWAAGTLAQAKLCGSKFAERRPRERALNAVANHYQCKDGRWLILSLLSEEKQFPILARCLGREDLIDDPRFATKADRHARSVELIKIFDETFATRDLAEWRKILDGNGLVFGIVGILDDIPNDKQMLDNEVLVPFENDTMLTISSPIWVDGAQKVQPRKPPGVGEHSDEILRGAGYDEAAIKQLRGSGAVG from the coding sequence ATGGAAAAAGGCATTTTTGCAGGGCTGAAGGTTCTGGACTGCGCGAGCTTCATCGCTGCGCCAGCCGCAGCAACCGTGCTGTCGGATTTCGGCGCCGATGTCATCAAGATCGAGCCGCCCGGCGCCGGCGACCCCTATCGCAATCTGCCGAACATTCCGGGCTATCCCACCGGGGAGCACAATTTCGCCTGGCTGCTGGAGGCCCGCAACAAGAAGAGCATCGCGCTCGACCTCGCAAAGCCCGAGGCGCAGGCCGTGCTCTACAAGCTGGTGGAAGAGGCCGACGTCTTCATCACCAACATGCCGCCGCCAGTGCGCGCCAAACTCGGCATCACCTATGATCACCTCGCCCATCTCAATGACCGGCTGATCTATGCTTCCTTCACCGGCTATGGCGAAAAGGGCGAGGAGGCCAACAAGCCCGGCTTCGACAGCAATGCCTATTGGGCGCGCTCGGGCCTAATGGACCTCGTCCGCGCCGACATCGACACCACGCCGGCCCGCTCGGTCGCCGGCATGGGCGACCATCCCTGCGCCATGGCCTTGTACAGCGCGATCGTCACCGCGCTGTATCAGCGCGAGAAAACCGGCAAGGGCTCGCATGTCGCCTCCAATCTGATGGCCAACGGCGTATGGGCGGCGGGCACGCTGGCGCAGGCAAAATTGTGCGGCTCCAAGTTCGCCGAGCGGCGGCCGCGCGAACGTGCGCTGAACGCCGTGGCCAACCACTACCAGTGCAAGGACGGCCGCTGGTTGATCCTGTCGCTGCTGAGCGAGGAGAAGCAGTTTCCGATACTGGCCAGATGCCTGGGACGCGAGGACCTGATTGACGATCCGCGTTTCGCCACCAAGGCCGACCGTCACGCCCGCTCGGTCGAGCTGATCAAGATTTTTGACGAGACCTTCGCCACCAGGGATCTCGCCGAATGGCGCAAGATCCTCGACGGCAATGGCCTGGTGTTCGGCATCGTCGGCATTTTGGACGACATCCCGAACGACAAGCAGATGCTCGACAACGAGGTGCTGGTGCCGTTCGAGAACGACACCATGCTCACCATCTCGAGCCCGATCTGGGTTGACGGTGCCCAGAAGGTGCAGCCGCGCAAGCCGCCCGGCGTCGGCGAGCACAGTGACGAGATTTTGCGTGGCGCGGGATACGACGAGGCGGCGATCAAGCAGCTGCGGGGATCGGGGGCGGTGGGGTAA
- the putA gene encoding bifunctional proline dehydrogenase/L-glutamate gamma-semialdehyde dehydrogenase PutA: MPNIPPPFTAPYAPDDAAIAAHLLPASHLSPPQEARIDRTATRLIEAIRKRDDRLGGVEDMLREFALSTKEGLALMVLAEALLRVPDALTADQFIEDKLGEGDFIHHETKSTAFLVNASAWALGLSARVIQPGETPDGTIGRLVKRLGAPAVRTATRQAMRLMGNHFVLGETIEQALERGRPRSGQKPRYSFDMLGEGARTAADAKRYFDAYASAIETIGKAAGPHPLPDRPGISVKLSALHPRFEAISRARVMAELVPLLLDLAQRAKAHDLNFTVDAEEADRLELSLDVIAATLADASLAGWDGFGLAIQVYQKRASAVIDYVDELAGAHDRKLMVRLVKGAYWDTEIKRAQERGLDGYPVFTRKAMTDLNFVACASKLLSLRPRIFPQFATHNALTVATLLELAGGSGGFEFQRLHGMGEALYEQLAKDHADIAYRTYAPVGSHRDLLAYLVRRLLENGANSSFVAQAADYRVPVPALLQRPADAIVRPQQAAHSRIPLPGDLFAPERRNSRGVEFGARAALDQLLADVRAEAADLKPIADAAPDQANAAVTAARAGFAAWSRTPAGTRAAALEQAAHLLESRGARFIALLQIEGGKTLDDALSELREAADFCRYYAAQGRKLFGSDAAMPGPTGESNALAMRGRGVFVAISPWNFPLAIFLGQVSAALMAGNSVVAKPAEQTPRIAREAVALLHEAGIPNSALHLVTGDGRIGAVLTAHQDIAGVVFTGSTEVARSINRTLAAKDGPIVPLIAETGGINAMIADATALPEQVADDVVTSAFRSAGQRCSALRLLFAQEDVADRMIEMIAGAARELRIGNPADVATHVGPVIDLDAKQRLDAHIARMKSEARLHFAGRAPEGCFVAPHIFELRDAGQLTEEVFGPILHVVRYRAETLERVLQAVERTGYGLTLGVHSRIDDTIEAIIDRVQVGNIYVNRNMIGAVVGVQPFGGNGLSGTGPKAGGPHYLARFATEQTVTINTAAAGGNAALLAGEE; encoded by the coding sequence ATGCCGAACATCCCGCCGCCCTTCACTGCACCCTACGCGCCCGATGATGCCGCGATCGCCGCGCACCTCTTGCCGGCGTCGCATCTCAGCCCGCCGCAGGAGGCGCGGATCGACCGCACTGCGACGCGGCTGATCGAGGCGATCCGCAAACGCGACGACCGGCTGGGCGGGGTCGAGGACATGCTGCGGGAGTTCGCGCTCTCGACCAAGGAGGGCCTCGCTCTGATGGTGCTGGCGGAAGCGCTGCTGCGCGTGCCCGATGCCCTCACCGCCGACCAGTTCATCGAGGACAAGCTCGGCGAAGGCGACTTCATCCATCACGAGACAAAATCCACGGCCTTCCTGGTCAACGCCTCAGCCTGGGCATTGGGCCTCTCGGCGCGGGTGATCCAGCCCGGCGAGACGCCCGACGGCACCATTGGCCGGCTAGTGAAGCGGCTCGGCGCACCGGCCGTGCGCACCGCCACGCGGCAGGCGATGCGGCTGATGGGCAATCATTTCGTGCTGGGCGAGACCATCGAGCAGGCGCTGGAGCGGGGCCGGCCCCGGTCCGGCCAGAAGCCGCGCTACTCCTTCGACATGCTCGGCGAAGGCGCGCGGACGGCGGCAGACGCCAAGCGTTATTTCGACGCCTATGCCAGCGCGATCGAGACCATCGGCAAGGCGGCCGGCCCCCATCCCCTGCCCGACCGGCCCGGCATCTCGGTCAAACTCTCGGCGCTGCATCCGCGCTTCGAGGCGATCAGCCGCGCCCGCGTGATGGCCGAGCTGGTGCCGCTACTGCTCGATCTGGCGCAACGCGCCAAGGCGCATGATCTCAATTTCACGGTCGATGCCGAGGAGGCCGACCGGCTGGAACTGTCGCTCGACGTGATCGCGGCAACGCTCGCTGATGCCTCACTTGCCGGCTGGGATGGATTCGGGCTCGCGATCCAAGTCTATCAGAAACGCGCAAGCGCTGTGATCGACTATGTCGACGAACTCGCCGGCGCGCATGACCGCAAACTGATGGTGCGGCTGGTCAAGGGCGCCTATTGGGACACCGAGATCAAGCGCGCGCAGGAGCGCGGGCTCGACGGCTACCCCGTGTTCACGCGCAAGGCGATGACGGATCTGAACTTCGTCGCCTGTGCCTCGAAACTTTTGAGCCTGCGGCCGCGCATCTTCCCGCAGTTCGCGACCCACAACGCGCTGACAGTCGCAACCCTGCTCGAGCTAGCCGGGGGCAGCGGCGGCTTCGAATTCCAGCGCCTGCACGGCATGGGCGAAGCGCTCTACGAGCAGCTTGCCAAGGACCATGCTGACATCGCCTACCGCACCTACGCGCCGGTCGGCAGCCATCGCGACCTGCTCGCCTATCTGGTGCGGCGGTTGCTGGAGAATGGTGCGAATTCGTCGTTCGTCGCGCAGGCGGCCGATTACCGCGTACCGGTGCCGGCGCTGCTGCAGCGCCCGGCGGATGCCATCGTCCGGCCGCAACAGGCGGCCCATTCCAGGATTCCGCTGCCCGGCGATCTCTTTGCGCCGGAGCGGCGCAATTCGCGCGGTGTCGAATTCGGCGCGCGTGCCGCGCTCGACCAGCTGCTGGCCGACGTCAGGGCCGAGGCCGCCGACCTCAAGCCCATCGCTGATGCCGCTCCGGATCAGGCCAACGCCGCGGTGACTGCTGCGCGCGCGGGCTTTGCCGCCTGGAGCCGGACGCCTGCGGGCACGCGCGCGGCGGCGCTGGAGCAGGCCGCGCATCTGCTGGAGAGCCGTGGCGCCCGTTTCATCGCGCTGCTGCAAATCGAGGGCGGCAAGACGCTCGACGACGCGCTGTCGGAATTGCGCGAGGCCGCCGATTTCTGCCGCTACTATGCCGCGCAGGGCCGCAAGCTGTTCGGGAGCGACGCCGCCATGCCGGGCCCAACCGGCGAGAGCAATGCGCTCGCCATGCGCGGCCGCGGCGTCTTCGTCGCGATCTCGCCGTGGAATTTTCCGCTGGCGATCTTCCTGGGACAGGTCTCGGCAGCGCTGATGGCCGGCAACAGCGTGGTTGCAAAGCCCGCCGAGCAGACGCCGCGCATCGCGCGCGAGGCCGTCGCCCTTCTGCACGAAGCCGGCATCCCCAATAGCGCGCTGCATCTCGTCACCGGCGACGGCCGTATCGGCGCGGTGCTGACCGCACACCAAGACATCGCCGGTGTCGTCTTCACCGGTTCGACCGAGGTGGCCCGCAGCATCAACCGGACACTCGCCGCCAAGGACGGGCCGATCGTGCCGCTGATCGCGGAGACCGGCGGCATCAATGCCATGATCGCGGATGCCACCGCACTGCCCGAGCAGGTCGCCGACGACGTCGTGACCTCCGCCTTCCGCTCCGCCGGCCAGCGCTGCTCGGCGCTGCGGCTGCTGTTCGCGCAGGAGGATGTCGCCGACCGCATGATCGAGATGATCGCGGGCGCCGCGCGCGAGCTCAGGATTGGAAATCCCGCGGATGTCGCGACCCACGTCGGTCCGGTGATCGATCTCGACGCCAAGCAACGCCTCGATGCGCATATCGCGCGGATGAAGAGCGAGGCCCGGCTGCACTTTGCAGGCCGCGCACCGGAGGGCTGCTTCGTCGCGCCGCACATCTTCGAGCTCAGGGACGCCGGCCAGCTCACTGAGGAGGTGTTCGGCCCGATCCTCCACGTCGTGCGCTATCGCGCCGAGACCCTCGAGCGCGTGCTGCAAGCGGTCGAGCGCACCGGCTACGGACTCACGCTCGGCGTCCATTCCCGCATCGACGATACCATCGAGGCCATCATCGATCGCGTTCAGGTCGGCAACATCTATGTCAACCGCAACATGATCGGCGCGGTCGTCGGCGTGCAGCCGTTCGGCGGCAACGGCCTGTCCGGAACCGGCCCCAAGGCCGGCGGCCCGCACTACCTCGCGCGCTTCGCGACCGAGCAGACGGTCACGATCAACACCGCGGCGGCCGGCGGCAATGCTGCCCTGCTTGCGGGGGAGGAGTGA
- a CDS encoding Lrp/AsnC ligand binding domain-containing protein, which produces MELDRIDRKILSILQEDGRIANVELAERIGLSPTSIGERLKRLQREGFVEGYGARLNPHRLGLGLLVFVEVLLDKTTPDNFERFARAVKLAPEVLECHMVAGGFDYLVKARLADMTAYRRFLGETLLSMPGVRETRTYAVMEEIKRDAPLPVG; this is translated from the coding sequence ATGGAATTAGATCGAATTGACCGGAAAATCCTCTCGATACTGCAGGAGGATGGGCGCATCGCCAATGTCGAGCTCGCCGAGCGCATCGGGTTGTCGCCGACGTCGATCGGCGAGCGGCTGAAGCGCCTGCAGCGCGAGGGCTTTGTCGAAGGCTACGGTGCGCGGCTCAACCCGCACCGGCTCGGTCTCGGTCTATTGGTGTTCGTCGAGGTGCTGCTCGACAAGACTACGCCCGACAATTTCGAGCGTTTTGCCCGCGCCGTGAAACTCGCGCCCGAGGTGCTGGAGTGTCACATGGTTGCCGGCGGCTTCGACTATCTTGTGAAGGCGCGTCTGGCAGACATGACCGCCTATCGACGCTTCCTCGGCGAGACCCTGCTGTCGATGCCGGGCGTGCGCGAGACGCGAACCTATGCGGTGATGGAGGAGATCAAGCGCGACGCACCGTTGCCGGTGGGTTGA
- a CDS encoding cold-shock protein, giving the protein MAKGTVKWFNPTKGYGFIQPASGGKDVFVHISAVQKAGLSTLNEGQTVEYEEIANRGKTSAENLKV; this is encoded by the coding sequence ATGGCTAAAGGTACGGTCAAGTGGTTCAACCCGACGAAGGGTTATGGATTTATCCAGCCTGCGTCGGGCGGCAAGGATGTGTTCGTGCATATCTCAGCAGTGCAGAAAGCCGGTCTGTCGACCCTCAACGAGGGACAGACGGTGGAATACGAAGAGATCGCAAACCGGGGCAAAACCTCCGCAGAGAACCTCAAAGTATAA
- a CDS encoding cytochrome c, with the protein MQRTVLLAMTLALAAAAGSAPAAPVNYKTPDEVAVFKPGPNLEVVQGNCSACHSSDYVATQPPMKDKKAFWQAEVTKMIKVYGAPIDDADVGKIVDYLAATY; encoded by the coding sequence ATGCAGCGCACCGTTCTCCTCGCCATGACCCTCGCCCTTGCCGCCGCGGCCGGTTCGGCACCTGCCGCGCCGGTCAATTACAAGACCCCGGATGAGGTCGCGGTGTTCAAGCCCGGGCCCAATCTCGAGGTCGTGCAGGGCAATTGCAGCGCCTGCCACTCATCGGACTACGTGGCCACGCAGCCGCCGATGAAGGACAAGAAGGCCTTCTGGCAGGCCGAGGTGACCAAGATGATCAAGGTCTATGGCGCACCGATCGACGATGCCGATGTCGGCAAGATCGTCGATTATCTGGCCGCGACTTATTGA
- a CDS encoding molybdopterin-dependent oxidoreductase, whose product MFDRRDLLKGAGLAAIAATLNSTKALALDTVTLPFANGERPLVKYPQKRPMIGLTSRPPQLETPFTVFNDGPITPNNAFFVRYHLSDLPYNLDPDKFTLEVKGKVDKPLKLSLKDIRKMKATEIVAVNQCSGNSRGFFEPRVAGGQLANGAMGNARWRGVPLKAVLAMAGVQAGAKQVTFNGMDGPASDKTPDFVKALDIDHATDGEVMLAYGMNGEDLPFLNGFPLRLIVPGYYGTYWVKHLNEINVIDSVYDGFWMKSAYRIPDTPNNAIEPGTAPKATIPINRFTIRSFITSIPDGAKLKAGAVTLRGIAFDGGKGIKEVQVSTDGGKTWTSAKLGKDFGKYSFREWKLPVKLAAGSHELKVRATGNGGETQPDTPRWNPAGYLRNVVETVRVTVA is encoded by the coding sequence ATGTTCGATCGACGCGACCTGCTCAAAGGAGCGGGTCTTGCCGCTATCGCGGCCACACTGAACTCAACCAAAGCGCTGGCGCTCGACACCGTCACCCTGCCCTTCGCCAATGGCGAACGGCCGCTGGTGAAATATCCGCAGAAGCGGCCGATGATTGGACTGACCAGCCGGCCGCCGCAGCTCGAGACGCCGTTCACGGTGTTCAACGACGGCCCGATCACGCCGAACAATGCGTTCTTCGTGCGCTATCACCTCTCCGACCTGCCCTACAATCTCGACCCCGACAAGTTCACGCTCGAGGTCAAGGGCAAGGTCGACAAGCCGCTCAAGCTGTCGCTGAAGGACATCAGGAAGATGAAGGCGACCGAGATCGTCGCCGTCAACCAATGCTCCGGCAACAGCCGCGGCTTCTTCGAGCCGCGCGTCGCCGGCGGCCAGCTCGCCAATGGCGCCATGGGCAATGCGCGCTGGCGCGGCGTGCCGCTGAAGGCGGTGCTGGCGATGGCGGGCGTGCAGGCCGGCGCCAAGCAGGTCACCTTCAACGGCATGGACGGCCCGGCCAGCGACAAGACGCCTGATTTCGTCAAGGCGCTCGACATCGATCACGCCACCGACGGCGAGGTGATGCTGGCCTATGGCATGAATGGCGAGGACCTGCCGTTCCTCAACGGCTTCCCGTTGCGCCTGATCGTGCCCGGCTATTACGGCACCTACTGGGTCAAGCACCTCAACGAGATCAACGTCATCGACAGCGTCTATGACGGCTTCTGGATGAAGTCGGCCTATCGCATTCCCGATACGCCCAACAATGCGATCGAGCCGGGCACCGCGCCGAAGGCGACCATCCCGATCAACCGTTTCACCATCCGCTCCTTCATCACCAGCATCCCCGACGGCGCCAAGCTGAAGGCGGGAGCTGTGACCCTGCGCGGCATCGCCTTCGACGGCGGCAAAGGCATCAAGGAGGTCCAGGTCTCCACCGACGGCGGCAAGACCTGGACCAGCGCCAAGCTCGGCAAGGATTTTGGCAAATATTCGTTCCGCGAATGGAAGCTGCCGGTGAAGCTCGCGGCAGGCAGCCACGAGCTCAAGGTCCGCGCCACCGGCAATGGCGGCGAGACCCAACCCGATACGCCGCGCTGGAACCCGGCGGGTTATCTGCGCAACGTCGTCGAAACCGTCCGCGTGACCGTGGCCTGA
- a CDS encoding glycosyltransferase family 39 protein, translating into MAAAIIAAMTVLRIVYASAIELRTDEAYYWTWSKETALSFLDHPPGIAWLIRFGTAIFGDTALGVRFGGIVAMLVTQLLLADIVRRLTHDARAVMFAVLMPEAALYYGLLMAKVAPDVAMIPFAVAMMWSLVRLAQGGNSRWWLAAGLFAGLSMLSKFTAIMFAPAVAAFLLVPDWRWRWLRSPYPYLAVLVAIAVFSPVLIWNAGHDWASFRFQGVRATASYGVSLRTIGDYIGLQFGLVGFVMLPVVLTGLVLTAWRGYRTREPVAILLSTAVLVPFLYFFFKSLTLRVGDTWPMFMWPVGFAAAAVNLAAMTKEGWSARMLKSSLFWANTAVVSGITFVVIVFLYYVAAPWNFLGKIDPIGAEAGYEQVAARAQAALDETGATWIATTDYRTYAMMRWLFRGRVPVVEINERGRFQDFRDPGIDRIKGHAGIYVGREPDNRSSLWENIPAKREQLGQVERRWRGRVMDTYVLEKLTDWTPELSPPKDSPLFQWRVLAGEFDARLARLLSPSPGGGGSIARSASGVG; encoded by the coding sequence ATGGCCGCAGCGATCATCGCCGCAATGACCGTGCTGCGCATCGTCTACGCCTCCGCGATCGAGCTGCGCACCGACGAGGCCTATTACTGGACCTGGTCGAAGGAAACGGCGCTCAGCTTCCTCGATCATCCCCCCGGCATCGCCTGGCTGATCCGCTTCGGCACCGCGATCTTCGGCGACACCGCGCTCGGCGTCCGCTTTGGCGGCATTGTCGCGATGCTGGTGACGCAGCTTCTGCTCGCCGACATCGTTCGCCGCCTCACCCATGATGCGCGCGCCGTCATGTTCGCAGTCCTGATGCCGGAGGCCGCGCTCTATTACGGCCTGCTGATGGCCAAGGTCGCGCCCGATGTCGCCATGATCCCCTTCGCGGTGGCGATGATGTGGTCGTTGGTGCGGCTTGCGCAGGGCGGCAACAGTCGCTGGTGGCTCGCGGCCGGCCTGTTCGCAGGCCTCTCGATGCTGTCGAAATTCACCGCGATCATGTTCGCGCCGGCGGTTGCCGCCTTTCTGCTGGTGCCGGATTGGCGCTGGCGTTGGCTGCGGAGCCCTTACCCCTATCTCGCCGTGCTGGTCGCGATCGCCGTGTTCTCGCCGGTGCTGATCTGGAACGCCGGGCACGATTGGGCCTCGTTTCGCTTCCAGGGCGTGCGCGCGACCGCCAGTTACGGCGTCTCGCTGCGCACGATCGGCGATTACATCGGCCTGCAATTCGGCCTCGTCGGCTTCGTCATGCTGCCGGTGGTGTTGACCGGGCTGGTGCTGACGGCGTGGCGCGGCTATCGCACGCGCGAGCCGGTCGCGATTTTGCTCTCGACCGCGGTACTGGTGCCGTTTCTCTACTTCTTCTTCAAGTCGCTGACGCTTCGTGTCGGCGACACCTGGCCGATGTTCATGTGGCCGGTCGGATTCGCGGCCGCGGCTGTGAACCTCGCGGCGATGACGAAGGAGGGCTGGTCGGCCCGTATGCTCAAATCGTCACTGTTCTGGGCCAACACGGCGGTGGTCTCCGGCATCACCTTCGTCGTTATCGTGTTCCTCTACTACGTCGCCGCGCCCTGGAACTTCCTCGGCAAGATCGATCCGATCGGCGCGGAAGCCGGCTACGAGCAGGTCGCCGCGCGCGCGCAGGCCGCACTCGACGAAACCGGCGCGACTTGGATCGCCACCACGGACTATCGCACCTACGCCATGATGCGCTGGTTGTTCAGGGGCCGCGTGCCCGTCGTCGAGATCAACGAGCGCGGCCGCTTCCAGGATTTCCGCGATCCCGGCATCGACCGGATCAAGGGCCACGCCGGCATCTATGTCGGCCGCGAGCCAGACAACCGTTCATCGCTATGGGAGAACATCCCGGCGAAGCGCGAGCAGCTCGGCCAAGTCGAACGCCGCTGGCGCGGCCGTGTGATGGACACCTATGTGCTCGAAAAGCTGACCGACTGGACCCCGGAGCTGTCGCCGCCGAAGGATTCGCCGCTGTTCCAGTGGCGCGTGCTGGCGGGGGAGTTTGACGCGCGACTTGCGCGCCTTCTCTCACCCTCCCCTGGAGGGGGAGGGTCGATCGCGCGCAGCGCGAGCGGGGTGGGGTGA
- a CDS encoding YcjF family protein: MTERSQPRRPATFRLDDPGVVVTEADETSRLSRATIQITPEPDPATLPVPVQTALPARRGFPWGTLFWSGLAGLTLLGVGLGVVHLIEDLFARSETLGFVGLAFAFVTALALAVVIGREAFGLARLATIEKLHQRAAAVLASDDRKESRDIVQDLLKIAHQNPQLARARATLESHAGEIIDGADMIRLAERELMAPLDAEARRLVSSAAQKVSIVTAVSPRAAIDVLFVFVAALRLIRQLAYLYGGRPGALGMIRLLRHVIAHLAITGGMAASDSLVQQMLGHGIAAKLSQRLGEGVLNGLLTARLGLAAIDVTRPLPFAALPPPKLSDLATDLLRKKDDEE; encoded by the coding sequence ATGACCGAGCGATCCCAGCCGCGGCGGCCGGCGACATTCCGGCTGGACGATCCCGGAGTCGTCGTCACCGAAGCCGACGAGACCAGCCGGCTCAGTCGCGCCACCATCCAGATCACGCCGGAGCCCGATCCGGCGACGCTGCCGGTACCGGTTCAGACCGCGCTTCCGGCGCGGCGCGGTTTTCCCTGGGGCACCCTGTTCTGGTCCGGCCTCGCCGGGCTGACGCTGCTCGGCGTCGGGCTCGGTGTGGTGCATTTGATCGAGGATTTGTTTGCGCGCAGCGAAACGCTCGGCTTCGTCGGCCTTGCCTTTGCATTCGTCACCGCGCTTGCACTCGCGGTGGTGATCGGACGGGAAGCGTTCGGCCTTGCGCGCCTCGCGACGATCGAAAAACTGCATCAGCGCGCGGCCGCCGTCCTCGCCAGTGACGATCGCAAGGAGAGCCGCGACATCGTGCAGGACCTCTTGAAGATCGCGCACCAGAACCCACAGCTCGCTCGCGCCCGCGCCACGCTGGAGAGCCATGCCGGCGAGATCATCGACGGCGCCGACATGATCCGGCTCGCCGAGCGCGAATTGATGGCGCCGCTGGATGCCGAGGCGCGGCGGCTGGTGTCGTCGGCCGCGCAAAAGGTCTCGATCGTCACGGCGGTGTCGCCGCGCGCAGCGATCGACGTGCTGTTCGTGTTCGTCGCCGCGCTGCGCCTGATCCGCCAGCTCGCCTATCTCTACGGCGGTCGCCCCGGCGCGCTCGGCATGATCCGCCTGCTTCGCCACGTCATCGCCCATCTCGCCATCACCGGCGGCATGGCGGCAAGCGACAGCCTGGTGCAGCAGATGCTCGGCCATGGCATCGCGGCAAAGCTGTCGCAGCGGCTGGGCGAAGGCGTGCTCAATGGATTGTTGACGGCGCGGCTGGGGCTGGCCGCGATCGACGTGACAAGGCCGCTGCCGTTCGCCGCGTTGCCGCCGCCGAAGCTGTCGGACCTCGCGACGGATCTGCTGCGAAAGAAGGACGACGAGGAGTAG